The sequence TTTGATTTTCAACCCTTCACTTAAAAGCGCGTTAATGACATCGCTTAGCGTGTAACTCCAAAGATAGGTCTTGCCTTTAATTTTGGCCTGCCAATCTGCATAAGTACCGGGAGAATCATCAATATCCGGGCCTTTGTCAAAATATTTATAAGAAATTTTAAAGTCATCGCTTAAAATATTGGTGAAAGGATGAAGTTCGACCAGGTAAAAGATCCCGCCGGGTTTTAGAAAATGATTAATAATTTTTGCCCATTTTTTTAGATTTTTAAGCCAGCATAAAACTCCGTAAGAGGCAAAAATAATATCGAATTTTTTCTCCAAAACATTGGGTAAATTATAAATATCTGAAAGAATAAAAGTTGCCGGAAGATGAAACTCTTGACTTAATTTTCTGGCGGTTTCTATTGATTTCGAAGAAAAATCAACGCCGGTAACCATGGCCCCTTTTCGAGACCAGGAAAGTGTGTCTAGACCGAAATGACACATAAGATGCAGAAGGCTTTGACCGCGAACATCTCCCATTTCCTCTTTTTCAATAACGGTTAAACTGCTTTTTCTCTTTTTAAAACCGGCCAAATCGTAAAGTTTGGATCTTAAATGTATCGGCGTAACATTATTCCACCATTGCTTGTTGATTTGGGCGTAGTCCTTCACCAATCCAGTTTATCTCAATTGTCAGTTATTTGTCTAATTCAACTGTTGAATTACCTCATAAATTTTATGCAAATATCTTTTGTCTCCAATATTGTGTTCCGCCCTGGCGATGGGCAACAAATATTTATGGCGATTTAAAATCTCGCCAAAAGCTTCACGCACCCTGTTTTTCAACGACTTATCTTCTTTCCCTCCATATAGCATAAAGATTTTTTGGGCTTTAATCCGTTTGGCTAAACTTAAACACTTTAAATTCACAAAATCCTGATCATGTGGGTTTTGTTCTTTTTGCAAATCTTCTTCAAAATAGGGTGATAAGGAACAAAGAATTAAGCCGTCAGTTTTAACCTTGGTTGAGGTAATAAAAGCGATCATGGCTCCGTAAGAAAATCCGAGAAGATATTGCTTGCCAATTTTCTTTCCCAATCTTTTTTTCTTCAATTCGTGTAAAAAATAAGCGGTATTTTCGGCAATGGTCGTTTGTTGCCAAGGGATTGTCACGGGCACGGGAAGATAACCTTGGTTTTTAAGCATTTTGGCAATTTGCCGGTA comes from Patescibacteria group bacterium and encodes:
- a CDS encoding methyltransferase domain-containing protein; protein product: MKDYAQINKQWWNNVTPIHLRSKLYDLAGFKKRKSSLTVIEKEEMGDVRGQSLLHLMCHFGLDTLSWSRKGAMVTGVDFSSKSIETARKLSQEFHLPATFILSDIYNLPNVLEKKFDIIFASYGVLCWLKNLKKWAKIINHFLKPGGIFYLVELHPFTNILSDDFKISYKYFDKGPDIDDSPGTYADWQAKIKGKTYLWSYTLSDVINALLSEGLKIKYVHEFPFTMYDQFSGLMKQNKQGQYVFKDKKIEIPLLFSLMASK